The segment CTCCTTAAGCTCCTTTAGGATTTCTCTCTCATTCTCTGCCTCCGTCTTTATCATCTCAATGAAGCTATCCTTCTGTTCTTCTGTAAGTTCAAGTCTCTTTATGAGAGATCCTATCTTCCTTTTCATCCCAAACTTTGCCTTCTCTTTCTTTATAAGCTCCTTAAGGGTCTCCTTCTGTTCATCTGTTAGATTAAGTTTCTTTGCAAGAAATAGCCAATCTCTTATTCTGTTCCTTAACCTCTCCTCATAAGGATTCCTATTTCTTATGTATCTACCTGTAAGGAAACCAAGGGATGTAAGATACTTCTCCCTCTGCTCAGGTGTTAACACCTTTTCAATTTCAACAAAGGCATCCTCTCTCAAACCCATAATCTCGTTTATGTAAGAGATATTCTTGTCTATAAGATTTTCAAGCCCTGCCTCATCCAAAGTTTCTGCATCAAGAACAGCTCTTTCCTCATCTCTAACGGTTTTAATTTCATCAAGAACAGGTTTCACCTTATCCCTTAAATCCTCCATTATTCCCTTTATCTCTTCCTTCTGCTCATCTGTTAAATTTAAACCCTTGCCCTGAGGATTCTTGTCCATTTCATTGTAAGCGTAGATACCTCCTATTCCTAAAGA is part of the Caldisericia bacterium genome and harbors:
- a CDS encoding Spy/CpxP family protein refolding chaperone, with protein sequence MSRKLLTGLIILGLVISLGIGGIYAYNEMDKNPQGKGLNLTDEQKEEIKGIMEDLRDKVKPVLDEIKTVRDEERAVLDAETLDEAGLENLIDKNISYINEIMGLREDAFVEIEKVLTPEQREKYLTSLGFLTGRYIRNRNPYEERLRNRIRDWLFLAKKLNLTDEQKETLKELIKKEKAKFGMKRKIGSLIKRLELTEEQKDSFIEMIKTEAENEREILKELKENAKNEKEIVSKDPLDEVALRNSISNVKAKLNEVLSLRKDMYINIVHLLTPEQRKKLPTSIFFLSPGVVR